The following nucleotide sequence is from Zea mays cultivar B73 chromosome 1, Zm-B73-REFERENCE-NAM-5.0, whole genome shotgun sequence.
ccgagtcggtgatgttaggcaacTTAGTGCACTGCTTTGAGAACCGTCGGATGTATTCTCGTAGAGATTCCCcttgctgctggcggcagctccggagatcccatgagttcccagggcgcatgtacgtaccttggaaatttccagcgaaggccttgactaggtcgtcccagtcgaagatctgcgcaggaggcaaatgctctagccaggcttgggcagcgtcggagaggaagagggggaggttgcggatgatgaggttgtcgtcgtccgtccctcccaactggcacgccagccggtaatccgcgagccataactctggccttgtctcccctgagtatttGGTGATGGTGGTTGGATCTCGGAactgggccgggaacggcgctcgtcgtatggcccggctgaagacccatGGGCCtagtggttcgggtgaggggctccgatcctcctcactgtcgtagtgtCCTCCGcgcttggggtggtagcctcggcgcaccctttcctcaaggcgggctcgacggtcgcggcggtgttgcttgttgccgaggcggtCCAGGGCTGCAGGGGTCCTGTCTCCTGTGTGCTcggtatggaccgaggcttcccgcatgtgtCGGGAGGATGCggtgtgatgctccgaggggcatcccctccttcgggaggcagagctctcggcttgtcGGACTGCGGCATTTTCCAGGAGGCCCTTGAGTTCACCCTGGAcacaccgcccctcggtggtggatggctccgacattgttctggctgctgcagccaggttctggccggccccgttgaaggtcgggggcagccctgccctggcgtcGTCAataatacggcgctggacgtcctgggctcgatgatgcgctcctccggcgagtgctcggcctgcccactcttgctcaaggttttgtcggagctgcataaGTCGCCctgtttcttcgtcgagcttggtctgcatctcgcggagttgctcaagCTGCGTGCCCTGACCCCCCATAGGGGCCCGGGCCtcggctagctcccgcgggatctcgaCGCGAGACGCAGGTGCAGGAGCGTCGTTGTTTcttggcatgccgaggtggttgtctccgTCATGATCCTtctgatcgatgtggaagcactcgcgggttgggtcgtaaccctcgtcgcTAAGGTTGTGGCCATTGTCAGAGtcgccggagaggcagtggtcacatgcagacacgaagtctcgcatggcactgggatcacggagttcggagaaatcccaactgaagtcggggtcgtcctcttcctcgaaaCCCGCGGGTCTGGAGGTAGAGGCGACCGTCAgtaggtcccaagttgaccacatatggtacccggaaggtcaggatatgcccttgcaaAAGCGCTTgccgaagtggggtcgcttggcggatcgaagctgaatctaaaaggaacAGGATGGAAAACTGATGGTACCTCTTGGTTGGTGGATGGTGGTGAAGTTGCAGTGGAGATGGAACGTGTCGCTATCTCAGGCGCGAGACTAATgcccgacaagtccctcgcaagggtgctggcgtcatcagtccgcctgGGGTTGGCAAGTTGTTGGGAAGCGACACTCGTCGTTGTCCCAGGTGCGAGGATAacacccgacgtgtcccccgcaggggtgccggcgccgtCAACTCGCTCTGATccgatagccgacgaggtgctgcctcttgCCTgaccatggttgccccgtctccctCTCCTTCagtgaggagggtggcggggtagACCCGAGTGTCCCTCTTCCGCCCCGGGGAGATGTCGTCGTCGGGTTCGCCTCCGTCGGGCGAGCCGATGACCGTCGTTGCTGTCGTGCTGCGggggaggagtatcatgtcgtagctgccgtcgagggacatgaactcgagactcccaaagcagagcaccgtcccgggctgaagaggctgctgaagatcGTCCATCTGGAACTTAACGGGAAAGTATTGTCAACACACAGcgaacccctacctggcgcgccaactgtcggtgttttggacccgcggggaccctcaaccgactagtgaattttatgATGCGTGTCCCTGCTCGGATgaattgatgcaagatgaaacacaagagggaggatgagacttatattatcttgcaccggggtgcttgtagtaggggctacaagcttcgcgagagagggaaCGGATCCCAGGTCTCTTGAGAGGTCTCGTGCTGTGGAGAGAAGGTTTACCTTGAAGTAAGTCGTCTGAGTTAGCCTTCAAAGCGTGCCGtgggaaggccctgggcatctccttttatagatacaaggaggtgacccagctgtacatatgggggtgtagcaacgtgctaacgtggccggcggagaagtgcttgagccctatagCGTAGCTGACGGTGCGGCCCTAGGTCCTGCTGAtatttctttgccttcgtagagagctaAGGGCAGTCGACGTCATGAGCGCATGTCGGGAATCATCATTACCTGCtactggagtaatttgatgtgacaccggtcttgttccttcatagcctgaggtggctagctaggggatggatagtgttgttttcccggttcgcgtagtcggtccgaggccgtctcAGGCGAGGCGGGGATCTCTCCCGGAgccgaggcctgggtcgggcgaggcgaagatctcctcccgaggccgaggctgaggccgagacctaggtcgggcgaggcgaagacttcctcccgaggtcgaggctgaggccgaggcttgGGTCGGTCCTGGCGAAGACttcttcccgaggccgaggctgaggccgagacctgtgtcgggcgtggcgatgattcattctgaggccgaggctgggtcgggcgaggcggaacttcgtgttgcgcccgaggctgatctCGGGAGAGGCGATGACTTACTGTTGTCAGTCTTACCCCGGTGGTTGGCACAGTGGtctgaacggggtgaatagtgttgtcatcctgtcagaacgatcagtaaaagggtgaagtgactgcggtcatttcgaccttgccaactgaggcgcgcgtgtcaggataaggtgtcaggtgatcccctcATTTAATGCGcacgtgatacggtcggttgcaaggcgatttggccgaggtcgctatacgacaaagtttgtccgagctttgcctcgggcgagccggaggtgcgcccactgcctgaggggaccctcgggcgagccatgaatccgttcgggactactgttcttgctcgatgctgggctcgggtgagacgggattgcgtcccttggtagatgaggccttAACCTTGAACCGTGCTTACCAGTCTTTATGGTTTGTTTTAAAGATGTTCTCCAACCACGTTTAGGAGtactggggtacccctaattatggtacccgacaaataTTGTGGCTTTCATCATTTAAGCACTAAAGAGTGACTTCGACGTTATGGATTCTTTGCTTTAATGATTTTCCTCTCTTCTTTGACGATCTTCAAGTTCTGCTTGTTTAGCTTGTAATCGGTCTTGCAATTCCTTAGCCTTTGTTCTTCTCCTTCATCTTGGTTTTGGTCTATTTGGATACTCCTGGTTTTCATTAGTGTAGGGTAACTTGTTCTCGCTTACATTCGATATTGTGTTCTTCGTGAGTCTAGTAATTGTGCTTGTGGTCGTGGATGATGTTAGCGAGCACATACAAACAATAGGTGGAATCAACTCAAAATGGTAAATTATGGTTATCAATTCAATTGGCTATATTTTTCATGTCTACGAACAACACCTGTCAAATGATATTTATAGAGGTCATCGTCTTCGTAACTACTCATATGAAATCCTAAATACCCCTAAACTATCATTTTACAATTGTTTAACCATACAAGGATAATTTGGTCACTTAACCTCCTTATCAGCTCTTGAATTCCTATTGGTGATAAATTTTCTCGCATGAAGTTTTACTTTTGCAGAAGATCGTCTAACGGCTTCGCTTGACTTTACGAATATGGTGCCTTTTTTTATGAGGCTTTGTAAGTTTCATGGCTCAGGTAACCCCCGGAGTGTAGTCTTTGTAGGTAAAACTTTCGAACGTAGAGCCAAGGTTATTGAATAGCATTGATCCTTGTACATATGGTCTTCACACTTGGATGAATTGAGgcatttatctttttcctttcttATCAATATAATCGTTTTTCTCAAGTGCGAAGTCGATCCTAGACAAATGTGAAATAGAGATTGACTACTGTTAGTCGGCTCTACACTCTTAAATGTCAGGGACGGTGTTTGTTCAAGATAAAATCCCACCAAAAGTCAGACCGCCGACAAAAACTAAGCTAAATTTACATGGTCTCCAGCTAATTATAGCATAATTAACATGGTCTCCAGCTACTAAAATATAAGGTACTTTGGCTATTGTTCTGTTAAGCCCTTGCAACTCAGCCCTGCAAATATATCCTTGCAAGCCTAGATATCCAGACCAACAACAATGACAAGCACCGACACTGAACATATATATGCTCACCAACTATATAGACCAATGATGACAGGCAATCACTTTAAACATAGTCCACGCATACCAGATATTCAGATCAACAATGACAATCGATCACTGCAAACCTCAGCTACTGAAATATCCAACAGGCAGGGTAATAGCCCAGAGCATGACTCATCTCATGCAAAAACTGTCAGCTGGATAAACTTATCAAGGCAAACCAGTGCCCCAGTACTGGTTGAAATAAAGAGCAGACATTAAAGTGCCGAAGAGGGATAAATTAAGCATCTTCCATAGCCCATTAAGCATTCGGCCATGCAAAACTGCAAACATTAAACTACCAAGACAAGGAGCTTGAGTCTACAGGCAGTTCATCAGTAGCGATCATCAAAACGTCCTCCCCTGCTAGGGCGATCATATGGCCCAGGCCTCTCCCTGTAATTTCCTCCATCATAGCGTGCACTTCCTCCACCGCCGCGTGGACCATCCCTGTCATACCCACCACCACCCCTTGGGCCACTCCTATcatagccgccgccgccgccaccaccaccacgaaCTCCATCTCTCTCGTAGCTTCTTTCTCGCTCCCTACCATAACCACTTGGCACATAACAATCCGGACCACCTCCATACCTGTCTCCACCAAAGTGATCGCCACCAGATGGGTAACGGTCATTGGCATAGCGATCTCGGCCACCAGCATACCTGTCCCTTGCATCAGCTTGATCACGGTACCCATAGCGACCACCATCATAACGATCATCCATGTAACGATCACCAAACCTATCTGAACCAGAAAAGCGGTCTCCCCTGCCAACGCCACTGCCACCACTGAACTTGGATGGGAACCTGCCAGAACGACCGCCAGCAGCACTAGGGCAGTCACGGACCCAATGACCAGGACGACCACACTCAAAGCAATTGCCAGGGGGTGGACCATCACCTCTACCACCACGATACTCTCCTCGTCCACCACCACCGGCATACCTTGTGTCATCTGTATTCATCTTAGGCTCAGCCTTGTTCACTGAGATGGTACGGCCATCTATTTCTTGGCCATGCATCTCTTTAATAGCGCTGTCAACTGCCCTCCGATCTTCAAATGTCACGAAGCCAAAGCCCCTGTGGCGGTTAGTGTGTCTCTCCACCATGATCTACAAGTAGAAACACTCATGAGCATAAAGAATGTGGAGAAAATAAACAGTTACCAAGCTAAGTtataagaatataaatgttagtAACAGATGGCCTAGAAACAATAGTTACAATATTACACAACCACAAACAAGTATTTACAGCATTCAAGTACTTGAACTTTGAGATGAACAAAGGGTTGAGAAATTATTTAATTTCAGCAAAATAATTCACCATTCATTACAAAAAGATCGTGCAAACATTATTTGATAGTATTATAATAAAAATGCATTTTATATTTGCATTATTTGATCCAAAGCATAGTAATACTCAGAAAACGTTGCCATTTGTAACACTGATATAAGGTACAGTGGTAAATGAGAGAACCATTGAAACACATCATATCAATTAATAGTATCCACTACATGAAACAGATTACACCAAGCAGAATCACTTCTGCTTACAAATTTAGAGATAATTGAAAGACAACAAAAGGACATTACCTCAGAAGAGAAGCACTGAGATTAGGTTATTCCTGGATCTCGGTAATTCAAGAACAAATCATAATCCTGACACAGATGCATCTAGCTGTAACTACCTTCATGAAAAAGTCTAGTCCCAAGACAGCAAAGCTCGTTAACACGGACAAGGAGCAAAGCTATAGAGCCTCTGGGAACCATGTTTTGGAGAACTGGGCTATTTCCAACAAGGAACCAATTTTACCGTTACCGACATGAACTAACTTCTCAAAAATGTCAGCATATTCTGGTGACAGGACAATGTAGCAGGTATGTCCACTGCCATATTCTCTAGTTTGCATACCAGATCATTTAAACCAATGCACAAACCTAAAGCCAAACGACTTGCATTTCCATGGTAACAACAGTGGAAGTCTGAGCTGCTGGTAAGCTGGGCTCCTAGTTACCCAGTTTGTCTTCCCAAAACTGCAATGCATCGCATGGAGCTGGCTGAAAGGGTCCACACTGGTGAGGCTAGCATCAATTTTCTGCTCCAGCACCCAGCATTGGTCCTTCAAGTGTCCATAAATGATCACTGAATATATTGTATAACATACCAATATGCAAATCTTAACCCTAAACAAAATTCAGCTTCCATTACCGGATGGCAGAATCATTTACTGTCCTCAAGGCTCAAGCAGCAATGGTACTAAAAATGCATTACACAAGAAAGAACTTCAAAAGGGAGTCCTTAAGAAAAGAAGTTGCTTGAGTTTTAAACAGAAAAAAGTGCAAAAAACAAATTTTGCTGGAGCTGTTAAGAAACAAGCCCTTGCGTAAAGAGTTGCAGCCATATATCATTGCAAGCTCTATCTAGTTCTAACAAAACACAAAAggcgagaaaagaaaaaaaattgctGCCAGTTCACTAAATGCTGACAAAGGTAGCAGGACGAGGAGCTATGTAGGCAAGTCATATCAATAAAAACAAAAGAAGTCAACTGCAGTCATGATTCTATCTGCAGCAAGGATGCCAATGAACTCAACTGAAAACATGCCCAGGGCAGTCAACACAACCAAACACTTATAACAAATTGATAATTACTGTTGCATCTTATCAGCCAATAAAATCAGTTCAACCCACTGGAGCAGTAACGTGTGCAGATCTGCCAATTAGTCACACAGCTTCATCTATCAATCAGTGTCATGAGCATAGTCCCTGTTGTAGTTCTCTGCAGGTGTGCACAACTCGTGCTGGCCGAGCAGAATTCCCACAGATCAGAAACTAAGGAGGTGTTGTTCATCCAATTCTAGCCAAAAAAATCAACAGTAACATTCCCTCTCTTTCATCAGACCATGAAACTGAACTAAGAAATAGCAGAACACCAGCAACAGTAGGACCAATGGCTGTTCTCCATTTGTTCAATCCAATTTCATAGACAAAGTGCTCAAATCAGGCATCTAACTGTAATGAACCACATCAGCAATTCAGCTCTAGAAAGCAACAAGCATCGCTTATTCGCTTTGCATTCCAACTCTGGAAATCTGCCGCTCATTCAGCCTCAGCAAACAAAGAATGGCCGAGAGAACAGATCCCAGTTGCAAAGAAAGATGGAAAAACAAGAACAGTGAGTATTCATGAATTTCTGAGAGCAAGCTATCAACATAGAAAAATAAACATGAACCATAATAGACAAATGACACTAGACTATTTAGGTCCTTACTCTCTTTAAGAAGCAAGGAATCCAAGGATGCATGTTTGTACAGGTCTACAGGATACTAATTTCTTGGTTCATCGCAACAAGAAGTACCGTTTCATCATTTTAATTTCGCTCTCAGTGATGCCAAAGAATTCAACTTTGCTACTGCAAACTAAAGAGAAGAAAAATATTTTCTCTCACCAAGTTACGCCTCTTGCTGAACAACGAAAGACATAAAAGTGAGCAGAAATCGCAATCCTCCTTCCTACGCAAAACACACATCTCTGTTCGACAGAACGCAAAAACAATCTACAGATCCGCCTTTCCACCTCACCCACCGATCTTCCAACCATCATACCCAACAATATCGCACCGCGGACAACACGAAATCGATGGATCTAGCAAAACTACCTGGGGCGGGCATGAGCACTAACGTAGACGGACTGGGGGCACGGGTACCTGGGCGTCGACGACCTTGCCGAAGCGGCCAAAGGCGTCCTCAAGCTTGCGCTCGTCCGTTTGCCACGACAGGCCGCCCACGAAGATCCGACCTTCTTCCTTGCCCTCCATCGCCACCGCTACTGCTCGGCCAACGGTTGGAGACGAGAAAGGCAGGAGCAGGATTAGGGTTTGGCGAGAAGAGAAGTCTGCGACTGCGAGAGGGAACAGGGGTAGCCGGACCGGACACCAGGAAAACTTATCGAGTGCACATAGAATTTTAGTGCACATGATGCACGTATTATCGTCTGTAGTTGTTTTATATATTTGCTAAGGACATCCTCTGACGTGGTGGAAGATGTCATTTATAAATTACAATGATTAACTAAACACGTTAGATCTGAAATGGATAGTGATGATTTAATGTGTGCACCATGTGCACAAAACTTTTATGTGCGCCGGATGTTCTCCGGACACCGCTAGTAGGGTTTTGGTTCGATTTGATACACTTTGATCTATTTCTCTCTCTTATGGAGTGTTTGGTTAGCGGATTGATGTGGCTTAGAACGGGTTCAATCCACAACAACTCGTGTTTGGTTCAAAAGGCTTGCGGGTTAGGTTGGTTATGGGTCGAAATACTTATTGAAAATGTGTGTTTTAATGATCCCTCGAAAAAATCGAACCATTTCGACCCACTTCCTCTCATAACCCACTTCCTCTCCACCCTCTCGTCACTCATGCCTTATCCACTCGAGACCAACATAGGAGCGTGCCGCCACTGCCGGCCTGCGGGGACGAGGGACCCCCGTCGGCCTACCCTCCGACGTTAATCCCCCGCTTGCCTCCCGTCGTCAGACCCCCGCTGGCCTACCCTCCGATGCCGGCGTGTTCTCTAGTAGGCATAACCCGCGAGTCTAGTGTTGTCATCGAACAAGTAAAGGTCAGTGGCGTACCCTCCGATGTTAATCCCCCGCCTTGTTGTGCAACAACCGCCTGCTCGACTCGTGCATGGCACCTCGCAGTTCTAATTTCTATGGTGCCCACACGCAACCTATATACCCTCTCCGTTGGGTGGGTTAGGACCAGAGCGTGGGAGGCGGGCAGGTCGACCTCACGACGGTGTCAGGCTGGTTCGTGCTCGCATCCAACTCTGCCGACAACGTCAGGGCCATGCAGTGCAGCTTGGACTTCATGTACGACTGATCCTCAAGCCCTCACGCGTGGCGAGTACCCGGGCACCATGCGCGCCTACCTCTACGACCGGGTGCCTAGGTTCACCCCAAGCATGCGACGCTGGTCAAGGGCTCCTACGACTTCACCGGCGTCAACTACTACACCACCTACTTTGCCGCCCATGTGGCTTGGCATCTACCACAATGGTGTAGGACTGGAGCGCGGGAGCCGACGAGGTTGGTCCTCGCCGACGTCACGTGCCTCGCGTCGatgctcgccccccccccccccccccactacGTCAGCACATCGCTTTTGTGTTCTAGTAGACCCCTTATGTTTCATCTCGCCATCCACCTCTTCACTTCCTACAACCATGGTAATAATTATATTTCGTGAATCATGATTTCTGTCAATAGAACACATGAGCTCTAGCCCCCTTCCTTTTTATTTCTCATACATTGTAGAAATACGATGAAATCCAATCGATCGATTGCTTCAGACACGAAATGTAATGTTGTCTGCATGTCAAGTGTTTGGAAAAATGACTATATGAAATATATGGATAAGGGTCAACATATCTACTAGTTGTCACCGGTATGTCAAATGATGTGATGCTTTTATCATTTCCGCCATTTTCTGAATCTTAGATGTATTTATGCAATTGGGGTGCGAGCAAGTTGTGAGGGAATTGGATGACAATTGATTTTTTTATGTTGCGGGATGGAGAGCCAAATGATAATGTCTTGATAAATCCAACATGCATACCAAAAGTAATACACTCAACACCCTGGAAACAAAGTTTCTATTGTAACAAGTTAAAATAACTGCACTGTGGGAATGTGGCAGTTCTTTTGGAATTTTTTTACAGTAATAAGGTGACATCCAATATTAGGTGCTTGCGTAGAAGTGTGTTCTGGGATCTCCATACCTTATGTGGATGGATATATGAAGAAACAAACGAAAATGACGACTACTCTCACATTTCTACATTGAAGCTATGTTGGTATTTGCACCAAAATTTTCTAGTTTGCTAAGTTGCTTGATTATTTCCCTTAGACTCTTGTTTTGTCAAATATAAAAGTTCATCTCGACTACAGGATGGCATGTGAGCACAAAGCATGGAGAAATGTAAGCCTGCTTGAAATCACCGTCTGGCTACCTAGAGCTGAGGCCGAGTTTGACCTGGTGCCATGGGGCTCCTCCGTAGTCATTGTTATGATTTGGAATTTATGCTCAAAacagattttttttcttttccataATCAAAATGGAAATATCTAACTCTCACTATCAACAACTTTTGTGGTTTAAAGATTATGATGCGCATCAGTCCAACTTTTGAGATATGTTAGGTAGTGTCACACGTCAATGGAGCATAGCTCAATACACTATCGCACATCATGCAATGCTCTAGATTCATTTAGCAGAGATATGAAGAACCAATGGTGAAGGCAAAAGTTGCACACATATATCAGACAAACTTTGTTCCATTTCCA
It contains:
- the LOC100381912 gene encoding Glycine-rich RNA-binding protein RZ1C-like, yielding MEGKEEGRIFVGGLSWQTDERKLEDAFGRFGKVVDAQIMVERHTNRHRGFGFVTFEDRRAVDSAIKEMHGQEIDGRTISVNKAEPKMNTDDTRYAGGGGRGEYRGGRGDGPPPGNCFECGRPGHWVRDCPSAAGGRSGRFPSKFSGGSGVGRGDRFSGSDRFGDRYMDDRYDGGRYGYRDQADARDRYAGGRDRYANDRYPSGGDHFGGDRYGGGPDCYVPSGYGRERERSYERDGVRGGGGGGGGYDRSGPRGGGGYDRDGPRGGGGSARYDGGNYRERPGPYDRPSRGGRFDDRY
- the LOC100381912 gene encoding glycine-rich RNA-binding protein RZ1C-like isoform X1; the encoded protein is MVERHTNRHRGFGFVTFEDRRAVDSAIKEMHGQEIDGRTISVNKAEPKMNTDDTRYAGGGGRGEYRGGRGDGPPPGNCFECGRPGHWVRDCPSAAGGRSGRFPSKFSGGSGVGRGDRFSGSDRFGDRYMDDRYDGGRYGYRDQADARDRYAGGRDRYANDRYPSGGDHFGGDRYGGGPDCYVPSGYGRERERSYERDGVRGGGGGGGGYDRSGPRGGGGYDRDGPRGGGGSARYDGGNYRERPGPYDRPSRGGRFDDRY